Proteins encoded together in one Lathyrus oleraceus cultivar Zhongwan6 chromosome 5, CAAS_Psat_ZW6_1.0, whole genome shotgun sequence window:
- the LOC127079331 gene encoding uncharacterized protein LOC127079331: MVDIGYFTKWIEVIPLPNVNQEDVIDFIQKYIIYRFGIRETVTTDQGSIFTSRKMQEFAKEMGFKLLALTPYYAQANGQVEATNKVIIVEIHLQSTRTQRHHEIPTESYWSMMLDELVDLDEERLNALELLKRQKKRVENSYNKKVKIKSFSPEDLVWKVILPMDRKDRTLGKWSPKWEGPFQILQVFSNGAYEIEEINEDKRILRVNGKYFKKYRPVLQEIKIRDE, translated from the exons ATGGTGGATATTGGTTATTTTACGAAATGGATCGAAGTTATACCCTTACCAAACGTAAATCAGGAAGATGTGATTGATTTTATCCAGAAGTATattatttatagatttggaatccGAGAGACCGTCACAACAGATCAAGGGTCAATATTCACTAGCCGAAAGATGCAAGAATTTGCTAAAGAAATGGGTTTCAAACTCTTAGCTTTGACGCCATATTATGCTCAAGCTAATGGACAAGTCGAAGCTACTAATAAAGTGATCATTG TAGAGATTCACTTACAATCCACAAGGACtcaaaggcatcatgaaattcCAACAGAGTCATATTGGAGCATGATGCTGGATGAGTTGGTTGATCTAGATGAAGAAAGGTTAAATGCCTTGGAGTTATTAAAACGGCAGAAGAAGAGAGTAGAGAACTCTTATAACAAAAAGGTGAAAATCAAAAGTTTTTCTCCTGAAGATTTGGTTTGGAAGGtgatccttccaatggatcgaaaGGATAGGACCTTAGGGAAGTGGTCTCCAAAATGGGAAGGTCCTTTTCAAATTTTGCAAGTGTTTTCTAATGGTGCCTACGAAATTGAGGAGATTAATGAAGACAAAAGGATCTTGAgagtaaatgggaaatattttAAAAAGTATAGACCAGTGCTCCAAGAGATAAAAATAAGAGACGAatag